Proteins from a single region of Aureibacter tunicatorum:
- a CDS encoding M28 family peptidase — protein sequence MMKIKNLNVFALVIILAINFSSCTKKQSSQTKSVSKPSKESHSVPVNVPVFNSDSAYQFIQDQVDFGPRVPNTRAHTDCGEYLYSKLKQYADSVTKQEFEMDDFRGETLYLTNYIASFAPEKSERILLSAHWDTREWADKDSVDIKKPILGANDGGSGVGVLLEIARLLQQNKAGLNVGIDIILFDGEDVGEPQFYKGPHKEDTWCLGSQYWSKNARNEGYTARYGILLDMVGAKDAKFFKEGFSERYAGKILSKVWKTGQKLGYSDKFIDQIAYPITDDHYYINTLAHIRTIDIIDYDNDFGEYHHTHDDNMSIIDKSTLNAVGRTVLQTIYEEK from the coding sequence ATGATGAAAATTAAAAATTTGAATGTTTTCGCCTTAGTCATAATATTGGCGATAAACTTTAGCTCTTGCACGAAAAAGCAAAGCAGTCAAACTAAAAGCGTATCAAAACCTTCAAAAGAATCCCATTCGGTTCCTGTAAACGTCCCTGTCTTCAACAGCGACTCTGCGTATCAATTTATTCAGGATCAAGTCGATTTTGGTCCTAGAGTGCCAAATACAAGAGCGCATACAGATTGCGGGGAGTACTTATACAGCAAGCTAAAACAGTATGCTGACTCAGTAACCAAGCAAGAGTTTGAAATGGATGACTTCAGAGGCGAGACACTTTACCTAACAAATTACATCGCTAGTTTTGCACCTGAAAAATCCGAAAGAATTTTGTTATCCGCTCACTGGGACACTCGCGAATGGGCTGACAAGGATAGTGTAGACATTAAAAAACCTATATTGGGAGCCAATGACGGTGGTAGCGGAGTTGGTGTATTGCTTGAAATTGCAAGGTTGCTTCAACAGAACAAAGCTGGTTTGAATGTTGGAATAGACATTATTCTCTTCGATGGAGAAGATGTTGGAGAACCTCAATTTTATAAAGGCCCCCATAAAGAGGATACTTGGTGTCTCGGCTCTCAATACTGGTCTAAAAATGCTCGCAACGAAGGATATACTGCCAGATATGGAATACTTCTGGATATGGTTGGGGCTAAAGATGCTAAATTTTTCAAGGAAGGTTTTTCTGAAAGATATGCTGGAAAAATTTTAAGCAAGGTATGGAAAACAGGACAAAAACTTGGCTATAGCGACAAGTTCATTGATCAAATCGCATATCCTATCACAGATGACCATTATTACATCAATACATTAGCTCATATCAGAACAATCGACATCATAGATTATGATAATGATTTTGGCGAATATCATCATACGCATGATGACAATATGTCAATAATCGATAAATCTACGTTGAATGCTGTAGGAAGAACAGTTCTTCAAACTATTTATGAAGAAAAATAA
- a CDS encoding pseudouridine synthase has translation MRNRNFKKNHRSSNESEVRNKATRNNRGRKSRFSATNKESRNSGEENIRIPEYDFKKMKAIESSKHVKKSSSSLDTSTDHKTRLNKYIANAGICSRREADKLITAGEIKVNGKVVTELGYKVAPKDRVEYGRELLAREKKVYVLLNKPKDFITTTDDPENRKTVMQLVSKACHERIYPVGRLDRQTTGLLLLTNDGELASKLAHPSNNIKKIYHVELDKPLTTEDFDKIESGVTLDDGLAPVDDIGLITTDGFQVGLEIHIGRNRIVRRIFEHLGYEVVKLDRVTYAGLTKKDLPRGKWRYLSEKELINLKYFK, from the coding sequence ATGAGAAATCGTAATTTTAAAAAGAACCACAGAAGCTCAAATGAGAGCGAGGTGAGGAATAAGGCTACTAGAAATAACAGAGGTAGAAAATCCAGGTTTTCTGCAACGAATAAAGAAAGTAGAAATAGCGGAGAGGAAAATATTAGAATTCCCGAATACGACTTTAAGAAGATGAAAGCTATTGAGTCTTCAAAGCATGTGAAAAAGTCATCCTCATCTTTAGATACATCCACAGATCATAAGACAAGATTGAATAAGTACATTGCCAATGCGGGAATTTGCTCCAGAAGAGAAGCTGATAAGTTGATCACTGCTGGAGAAATCAAAGTCAATGGCAAGGTCGTGACTGAATTAGGTTATAAAGTAGCTCCTAAGGATCGTGTAGAGTATGGACGCGAATTATTGGCTAGAGAAAAGAAGGTGTATGTATTGTTGAATAAGCCAAAAGATTTTATCACCACCACTGATGATCCTGAAAATCGAAAAACAGTAATGCAATTAGTGTCTAAGGCTTGCCACGAAAGAATTTACCCGGTGGGTAGGCTTGATAGACAAACAACAGGATTATTGTTGTTGACAAATGATGGAGAGTTGGCGAGCAAGCTAGCGCATCCTTCAAATAATATTAAGAAGATTTATCATGTCGAGCTCGACAAGCCATTGACAACTGAAGACTTTGATAAAATAGAATCAGGGGTGACTTTGGATGATGGTTTGGCTCCAGTGGATGATATTGGCTTGATTACCACAGATGGATTTCAAGTAGGCTTGGAAATTCATATTGGGCGTAATAGAATAGTTCGTAGAATTTTCGAACATCTTGGTTATGAGGTAGTGAAGCTGGATAGAGTTACATATGCTGGTTTGACTAAAAAGGATTTGCCACGAGGTAAATGGAGATACTTGAGTGAGAAAGAACTTATTAATTTGAAATACTTTAAATAA
- the cysS gene encoding cysteine--tRNA ligase has translation MLTDLRIYNTLTKNKEKFESITPGHAGMYVCGPTVYSDVHLGNIRTFMSFDIVYRYLMQLGYKVRYVRNITDVGHLVGDADEGEDKIAKKAKLENLEPMEVVQKYTNGFHDAMKTFNILPPSIEPQATGHILEQIQLIQTLIDNGVAYESDGSVYFDIEKYSDKHNYGVLSGRVVEELLQTTRDLDGQNEKKNKADFALWKKAAPEHLMRWESPWSLGFPGWHLECTVMSTKYLGKTFDIHGGGMDLKFPHHECEIAQSVGSCGEVPAKYWMHTNMLTVNGQKMSKSLGNSFLPKELIEGSNSLFSKGYSPMTIRFFMLQSHYSSTLDFSDEALLSAQKGYRKLANGLKTIKQLEYTNNEAEVSLNEKVIGQINGICDNCFRAMNDDFNTAKTIAHLFNLLKKINSVNTGNLKPSEIGKDVFDRMILTFTSFTSDVLGILEEQPEDVDGLISVILDSYKEAKEAKNYDKVDKIRSELKDKGLLIKDMKDKIDWAYDEN, from the coding sequence AAAAATTCGAATCCATCACACCTGGCCATGCCGGCATGTACGTGTGTGGTCCAACAGTTTATTCAGATGTGCACTTGGGCAATATTCGCACATTTATGAGCTTTGATATCGTCTACAGGTACCTTATGCAATTGGGGTACAAAGTTCGTTATGTCCGAAATATCACTGATGTAGGACATTTAGTCGGTGACGCTGATGAGGGAGAAGATAAAATTGCAAAAAAAGCCAAGCTTGAAAACTTGGAACCTATGGAAGTCGTGCAGAAATACACTAATGGCTTTCATGATGCCATGAAAACTTTCAATATCCTTCCCCCAAGCATTGAACCTCAAGCAACAGGCCATATTCTTGAACAAATTCAGCTCATCCAAACATTGATTGACAATGGAGTAGCTTATGAGTCCGATGGTTCCGTTTATTTTGACATTGAAAAATATAGCGACAAGCATAATTATGGAGTCCTTTCCGGACGTGTTGTCGAAGAGTTATTGCAAACAACAAGAGACTTGGATGGGCAAAATGAAAAGAAAAACAAAGCGGACTTCGCTCTTTGGAAAAAAGCAGCGCCAGAACACTTGATGAGATGGGAGTCGCCTTGGAGCCTAGGATTTCCTGGATGGCACCTTGAGTGCACCGTAATGAGCACTAAATATCTAGGCAAGACATTTGACATCCACGGTGGCGGTATGGATTTAAAATTTCCGCACCATGAATGCGAAATAGCTCAAAGTGTAGGAAGCTGCGGAGAAGTGCCTGCAAAATACTGGATGCATACAAATATGCTTACTGTCAACGGACAAAAAATGAGTAAATCTCTGGGCAACTCATTCTTGCCTAAAGAGCTTATTGAAGGCAGCAACTCTCTGTTCAGTAAAGGATACAGTCCAATGACCATAAGGTTTTTCATGCTTCAGTCGCATTACTCTTCCACATTGGATTTTTCCGACGAAGCATTATTGAGTGCTCAAAAAGGTTATCGAAAACTTGCTAATGGCTTGAAAACGATCAAGCAATTAGAGTACACTAATAACGAAGCTGAAGTTTCGCTTAATGAAAAAGTCATCGGACAGATCAATGGCATCTGCGATAATTGTTTCCGAGCCATGAATGACGATTTCAATACAGCGAAAACAATTGCTCATCTTTTCAACCTACTTAAAAAAATCAATTCTGTTAATACTGGCAATCTTAAACCTAGCGAAATAGGCAAGGACGTTTTCGATAGAATGATCTTGACATTCACTTCATTCACGAGTGACGTATTAGGTATTCTTGAAGAACAACCAGAAGATGTCGACGGATTGATTTCTGTGATTTTAGATTCTTACAAAGAAGCTAAGGAAGCAAAAAACTATGACAAAGTCGACAAGATCAGGTCCGAGCTTAAAGACAAAGGTCTGTTAATTAAAGACATGAAAGATAAAATCGATTGGGCATATGATGAAAATTAA